Proteins from a genomic interval of Nitrosomonas sp.:
- the atpE gene encoding F0F1 ATP synthase subunit C, protein MDNLQFLAMIQAYTGIGIGLMIGLGSAGACIGVGIMCSRFLEGAARQPEMIPTLQGKVFLLLGLTDASFIIAVGLAMLFAFGNPLLAVIQ, encoded by the coding sequence ATGGACAATTTGCAATTTTTAGCAATGATTCAAGCATATACAGGTATTGGCATTGGTTTAATGATTGGGTTGGGTTCCGCTGGTGCGTGTATCGGAGTGGGGATTATGTGTAGTCGGTTTCTTGAGGGAGCTGCGCGTCAGCCAGAAATGATTCCGACCTTGCAAGGTAAGGTTTTCTTGCTGCTAGGTCTGACAGATGCCTCTTTCATTATTGCAGTTGGCCTTGCGATGTTGTTTGCTTTTGGTAATCCGTTGCTGGCTGTTATTCAATAA
- a CDS encoding F0F1 ATP synthase subunit delta, with translation MAEAITIARPYAEAVFKLAREEKELSVWSEMLDVILLVISDKQISAILNNPRIPADKLSEVIIDSCSGSLNKQAKNLITVMADNKRLQIFPQLKALYEQLRARHENILEAKIISAFPLKPDQEEKLVSVLRTKFQRKVNVTSAVDADLIGGVKIEIGDQVIDSSVSGKLAAMTAVLKS, from the coding sequence ATGGCGGAAGCAATTACAATTGCTAGACCTTATGCCGAAGCGGTTTTTAAATTGGCAAGAGAGGAAAAAGAGTTGTCGGTATGGTCGGAAATGTTGGATGTGATTTTGTTAGTAATTTCTGATAAACAGATAAGTGCTATTCTTAATAATCCACGTATACCAGCAGACAAACTGAGTGAAGTTATTATTGACTCGTGTTCGGGGAGCTTAAATAAGCAGGCTAAAAATTTAATTACCGTAATGGCGGATAATAAGCGTTTGCAAATTTTTCCTCAGCTAAAAGCACTTTATGAACAGCTTAGAGCACGGCATGAAAATATACTTGAGGCAAAAATAATTTCAGCTTTTCCCCTCAAGCCTGATCAGGAAGAAAAACTTGTTTCGGTGCTACGAACCAAATTTCAACGTAAAGTTAATGTGACCAGCGCTGTGGATGCTGACTTGATTGGTGGCGTAAAAATAGAAATAGGTGATCAGGTAATAGATAGCTCTGTATCTGGTAAATTGGCTGCAATGACAGCTGTCCTCAAAAGCTAG
- the glgC gene encoding glucose-1-phosphate adenylyltransferase: protein MDTPQAEPFNHHPRFVSKLTRNTLALILAGGRGTRLKNLTDWRAKPAVPFGGKFRIIDFALSNCVNSGVRRIGVVTQYKAQSLIRHIQRGWSFLDGRFKEFIELLPAQQRTEETWYQGTADAVFQNLDILRSHDPQYVLILGGDHIYKMDYGRLLADHAETQADLTVACIEVPVSEASAFGVMAVDSAWRIIDFSEKPENPSPIPGQPDKALVSMGIYVFNARFLYDHLIQDHDANASSHDFGRDIIPRLVESAQVYAHRFQRSCVSTTPDAPYWRDVGTVNAYWEANIDLTTITPDLNLYDEDWPIWTYQEQLPPAKFVFDDNDRRGQALDSMVSGGCIISGSTVRRSLLFSNVQVRSFSAIEDCVILPNVDIGRHARLRRVVIEKNCIIPEGLVAGFDADEDKKRFLVTQEGVALITPEMLGQSYHYVR, encoded by the coding sequence ATGGACACTCCACAAGCCGAACCATTCAACCATCACCCACGTTTTGTCAGCAAACTTACGCGTAATACTCTGGCGTTGATACTGGCGGGCGGCAGGGGCACGCGGCTGAAAAATCTCACGGACTGGCGCGCTAAACCAGCCGTTCCGTTTGGGGGCAAATTCCGTATTATCGATTTCGCACTGTCCAATTGCGTCAATTCGGGAGTGCGTCGTATCGGCGTAGTGACGCAATACAAGGCGCAGAGCCTGATCCGCCATATTCAACGTGGCTGGAGTTTTCTTGATGGGCGTTTCAAGGAATTTATCGAGTTACTGCCTGCCCAGCAGCGTACTGAAGAAACCTGGTACCAGGGTACGGCGGATGCGGTTTTCCAGAATCTGGACATATTACGCAGCCACGACCCTCAATATGTGCTCATTCTTGGCGGCGACCATATTTACAAGATGGACTATGGTCGTCTACTGGCTGATCATGCAGAAACACAGGCAGATCTGACCGTTGCCTGCATCGAGGTACCCGTCAGTGAGGCCAGTGCATTTGGCGTCATGGCGGTTGATAGCGCCTGGCGCATTATTGACTTCAGCGAGAAGCCAGAGAATCCCTCGCCGATTCCCGGGCAGCCGGATAAAGCGCTCGTTAGCATGGGGATCTATGTATTTAACGCCAGGTTTTTGTACGACCATCTCATTCAGGATCACGATGCCAACGCATCATCTCATGACTTCGGCAGGGATATCATTCCACGGCTAGTCGAAAGTGCGCAGGTTTACGCGCATCGTTTCCAGCGCAGCTGCGTCAGCACTACGCCAGACGCGCCTTACTGGCGGGATGTTGGCACCGTCAATGCCTACTGGGAAGCTAATATCGACCTCACGACCATCACGCCTGATCTGAACCTCTACGATGAGGACTGGCCAATCTGGACTTACCAGGAACAACTGCCTCCAGCCAAGTTTGTATTTGATGACAACGACCGTCGCGGCCAGGCACTGGATTCCATGGTTTCTGGCGGATGCATCATCAGTGGCTCAACGGTTCGCCGCTCGCTGCTCTTTTCTAATGTTCAGGTCAGAAGTTTTAGCGCCATTGAAGATTGTGTCATCTTGCCCAATGTTGATATCGGTCGTCACGCCCGTCTCCGGCGAGTGGTAATTGAAAAAAACTGCATTATCCCAGAAGGACTGGTCGCAGGGTTTGATGCGGATGAGGACAAAAAACGTTTTCTTGTTACCCAGGAAGGCGTGGCATTG
- the atpB gene encoding F0F1 ATP synthase subunit A: protein MASETELTPTSYIQHHLTNLTTGIGEGPFWVLHVDTLVMSVLLGVLSLGAIWMVVRTATSGVPDKKQAFVELLIEFVDDQVKNTFHGNRHSFVAPAALTVFVWVLVLNAMDLLPIDIMAAIYENVFGLHNWRSVPTTDVNTTFALALSIWILTIYFGIKVKGLGGWLGELIFSPFGKNPLLWPLNLLFNLIEYVSKPLSHSLRLFGNIYAGEIIFLLLGMWAATGAAGAVFGAILGAGWAIFHILIVTLQAFIFMMLTVVYLSMAQESH, encoded by the coding sequence ATGGCATCTGAAACTGAATTGACTCCAACATCTTATATCCAGCACCATCTGACTAACCTAACGACAGGTATTGGAGAGGGGCCATTCTGGGTCTTGCACGTTGATACTCTTGTAATGTCTGTTCTGCTGGGAGTGTTGAGTTTGGGTGCGATTTGGATGGTCGTTAGAACCGCTACCAGTGGCGTTCCTGACAAAAAGCAGGCTTTTGTGGAGCTCCTGATAGAGTTTGTGGATGATCAGGTAAAAAATACGTTTCATGGAAATCGACATTCATTTGTTGCACCTGCGGCTTTGACGGTATTTGTATGGGTGCTGGTGCTAAATGCCATGGATTTGTTGCCCATAGATATCATGGCGGCAATATACGAGAATGTATTTGGATTGCATAATTGGCGTAGCGTGCCAACGACAGACGTCAATACAACTTTTGCGTTGGCTTTGTCAATATGGATACTGACAATATACTTCGGAATCAAGGTTAAAGGTTTGGGGGGCTGGCTCGGTGAACTTATATTTAGCCCATTTGGAAAAAACCCACTATTGTGGCCACTCAACTTGTTGTTTAATCTTATCGAATACGTATCTAAACCTCTTTCGCACTCGCTACGGCTTTTTGGGAATATTTATGCGGGTGAGATTATATTTTTGTTGCTCGGAATGTGGGCGGCAACTGGTGCGGCAGGAGCGGTTTTTGGAGCTATTCTTGGCGCGGGTTGGGCGATTTTTCATATACTGATTGTTACCTTGCAGGCGTTCATTTTCATGATGCTAACAGTAGTCTATCTGTCTATGGCTCAAGAGTCTCATTGA
- the glgB gene encoding 1,4-alpha-glucan branching protein GlgB: MSIRKTLPANLSSPDNDLRALLLAARLYNPRLYLGMHEHVHGKLIRIYQPHATHAWLQTSLGFEPMRHIDGTGIFEWTGNNPVFPYLLRLEDTSTREIEERHDPYAFSLQISGHDLYLFNEGRLHQAYVMLGAHRARNHGIQGVRFSVWAPNAERVSVVGDFNQWDGRVNPMISHAQSGVWELFIPDMAESSLYKYEIRNRFTGEILLKTDPYANHYELRPNNAARVPPVKDHFDWQDSDWMTQRADWDWQHAPVNIYELHPGSWKRHADGAFLSYRELAVQLVPYLLEMGYTHIELMPVSEHPLDESWGYQTTGYFAVTSRFGWPDDCKYFVDTCHQAGIGVILDWVPAHFPNDDFALARFDGTALYEHEDPRLGYHQDWGTCIFNYGRNEVKSFLLSSAHYWLAEFHFDGLRVDAVASMLYLDYSRKPGEWLPNRSGGRENLEAIEFLRELNIMVHGVFPGALTLAEESTAWPAVSRPVHLGGLGFSIKWNMGWMNDTLRYMKHDPLYRRYHHSNLTFSQLYAYTENFILPLSHDEVVHGKGSLLDKMPGDAWQKFANLRLLFTYQMTCPGKKMNFMGNEFGQGREWQVCDQLDWYLLELSSHKGVQTLLRDLNRLYLTLPALHQLDFFQKGFDWIDCHDADHSVICFQRQAEDGSFLLVILNFTPVPQRTYRAGVPLAGQYQEIFNSDSVYYDGSNVGNHGIITSDPIPWSGRNDSIEITLPPLAGIVLQPV; encoded by the coding sequence ATGTCAATCAGAAAAACACTCCCTGCCAACTTGTCTTCTCCAGATAATGATTTGCGCGCGTTACTGCTGGCTGCCAGATTGTATAACCCGCGACTGTATCTGGGAATGCACGAGCATGTTCACGGCAAGCTGATCAGGATTTACCAGCCTCACGCAACACATGCTTGGTTGCAGACTTCGCTCGGGTTTGAACCCATGCGGCATATTGACGGAACTGGAATTTTCGAGTGGACTGGGAACAATCCTGTGTTCCCTTATTTACTTCGTCTGGAAGATACATCGACACGCGAGATTGAAGAGCGCCATGATCCCTATGCATTTTCGTTACAAATATCTGGTCATGATTTGTACTTGTTCAACGAAGGTCGTCTGCATCAGGCTTATGTGATGCTGGGCGCACATCGTGCCAGAAATCATGGTATCCAGGGGGTACGTTTCTCGGTATGGGCACCTAATGCCGAGCGAGTGAGCGTGGTTGGGGATTTCAATCAGTGGGATGGTAGAGTCAATCCCATGATTTCGCATGCGCAAAGTGGTGTATGGGAGTTATTTATTCCGGATATGGCGGAAAGCAGCTTGTATAAGTATGAGATCCGTAACCGTTTCACTGGTGAGATCCTGTTAAAAACTGACCCCTATGCGAATCATTATGAATTGCGTCCGAATAACGCGGCACGAGTACCACCTGTCAAGGATCATTTTGACTGGCAGGATAGTGACTGGATGACGCAACGCGCAGATTGGGACTGGCAGCATGCGCCTGTCAATATTTATGAACTTCACCCCGGATCATGGAAAAGACACGCTGACGGCGCCTTCCTGTCTTACCGGGAGTTGGCCGTACAATTAGTGCCTTATCTGCTGGAAATGGGATATACCCATATTGAGTTGATGCCTGTCTCGGAGCACCCGCTGGATGAATCATGGGGATATCAAACAACTGGTTATTTTGCAGTAACCAGCCGTTTTGGCTGGCCAGATGATTGCAAATATTTTGTAGATACGTGTCATCAAGCCGGGATTGGCGTCATTCTCGACTGGGTGCCAGCACATTTTCCGAATGATGATTTTGCCCTGGCGCGTTTCGATGGCACGGCTCTCTATGAACATGAAGATCCGAGATTAGGCTACCACCAGGATTGGGGAACTTGTATCTTCAATTATGGGCGCAACGAAGTGAAATCTTTTCTGTTATCAAGCGCTCACTACTGGCTGGCAGAGTTTCATTTTGATGGTTTGCGTGTCGATGCGGTCGCATCGATGCTTTATCTTGATTACTCGCGCAAACCGGGAGAATGGTTGCCGAATCGTTCCGGAGGTCGTGAAAATCTCGAGGCCATCGAATTTTTGCGTGAACTCAATATCATGGTGCACGGGGTTTTTCCTGGTGCATTGACTCTGGCGGAAGAATCCACTGCTTGGCCGGCGGTATCACGCCCGGTTCACTTGGGTGGACTGGGGTTTTCGATTAAGTGGAACATGGGCTGGATGAACGACACGCTGCGCTATATGAAACATGATCCCCTCTACCGACGCTATCATCATAGCAACCTGACTTTTAGCCAGCTCTATGCTTATACGGAAAACTTTATTCTGCCCTTGTCGCACGACGAGGTTGTGCACGGCAAAGGATCCTTGCTCGATAAAATGCCGGGAGATGCCTGGCAGAAATTCGCCAACTTGCGTTTGTTATTTACCTATCAAATGACCTGTCCTGGAAAAAAAATGAATTTCATGGGTAACGAATTTGGACAGGGCCGGGAATGGCAGGTATGCGATCAACTAGATTGGTATTTGCTCGAGCTGAGTAGTCATAAAGGTGTGCAGACCTTGTTGCGAGACCTGAATCGGCTGTATCTGACCTTGCCAGCATTACACCAGCTGGATTTCTTCCAGAAGGGTTTCGACTGGATTGATTGTCACGATGCTGATCACTCTGTGATTTGCTTCCAGCGCCAGGCAGAAGATGGCTCTTTTCTGCTGGTAATATTGAATTTTACACCGGTACCGCAGCGTACTTACCGCGCCGGTGTGCCCTTGGCAGGTCAATATCAGGAGATATTCAATAGCGATTCAGTCTATTACGATGGCAGTAATGTCGGCAATCACGGTATCATCACTTCAGATCCCATACCTTGGTCCGGACGTAACGATTCCATAGAAATTACCTTACCCCCCCTGGCAGGAATTGTGCTTCAACCCGTTTAG
- a CDS encoding aspartate aminotransferase family protein encodes MKIRDLLQQRGKENFSLHDHFLNSQMVNVLKTIGFDRHYVKAQGAYLYDENGNRYLDLLSGFGVFALGRNHPEIVGTLRDVLAEDLPNLVQLDVSLLAGLLAEKLVALTPESLSRVFFANSGTETIEAAIKFSRYATQKSKIIFCHGCYHGLSLGSLSATGDDHYKKGFGPMVPDFVEIPFNDLAALEQALSQGDVAAFITEPVQGHGVWIPDENYLPEAARLTQKYGALFIADEIQTGLGRTGKWWAVEHWGVEPDILCMAKALSGGFIPVGALVCKEWIFNRVFNRMDRAVVHGSTFGKNNLAMAAGLATLEVLESENLIEHAARTGKMIVDILRPLIDKHECFTEIRGLGMMIALQFTEPRSLSLKLSWKMLEAANKGLFSQMITVPLFQKHKILSQVAGHGMNIVKFIPPLILTEDDVRWLTVAVSDVIADAHRGPAAVWDLGKTLATQAVRMKTGI; translated from the coding sequence ATGAAAATTCGTGATCTGTTACAACAACGTGGCAAGGAAAATTTTTCCCTGCATGATCATTTTTTGAACAGTCAGATGGTCAATGTTCTTAAAACCATCGGTTTTGATCGGCACTATGTAAAAGCCCAAGGTGCTTATCTCTATGATGAAAATGGCAATCGTTACCTGGACCTGCTGAGTGGATTTGGTGTATTCGCATTAGGCCGGAACCATCCAGAAATAGTTGGCACATTAAGGGATGTGCTAGCCGAGGATTTACCTAACCTTGTACAGCTGGATGTCTCTCTTCTGGCTGGCCTGCTGGCAGAAAAACTGGTCGCACTCACTCCCGAAAGTCTAAGCCGTGTATTTTTTGCTAATTCCGGCACTGAAACTATCGAAGCTGCAATCAAATTCAGCCGCTATGCCACCCAGAAATCCAAAATTATCTTCTGTCACGGTTGTTACCACGGATTGAGTCTGGGTTCGCTCTCTGCTACAGGAGATGATCACTACAAAAAAGGATTCGGCCCCATGGTACCGGACTTTGTTGAAATTCCATTTAACGACCTTGCCGCACTGGAACAAGCTTTATCACAAGGAGATGTTGCCGCTTTTATTACCGAACCGGTACAAGGCCATGGCGTATGGATTCCGGACGAAAATTATCTTCCCGAGGCAGCCAGATTGACACAAAAATATGGCGCACTGTTCATCGCCGATGAAATACAGACAGGATTAGGACGCACCGGAAAATGGTGGGCTGTCGAACACTGGGGTGTCGAGCCGGACATACTTTGCATGGCAAAGGCGTTGTCTGGTGGTTTTATACCGGTTGGAGCACTGGTATGCAAAGAATGGATATTTAACCGGGTTTTTAACCGGATGGATCGTGCCGTCGTGCATGGCAGCACCTTCGGTAAAAATAACTTGGCAATGGCGGCCGGGCTTGCCACTCTGGAAGTATTGGAATCAGAAAACCTGATTGAACATGCAGCCCGCACAGGAAAAATGATTGTGGATATACTCCGACCACTGATCGACAAACATGAATGCTTTACTGAAATCCGCGGCCTGGGAATGATGATTGCGTTACAGTTTACTGAACCTCGCAGCTTGTCACTGAAACTTTCCTGGAAAATGCTGGAAGCTGCCAACAAAGGGTTGTTTTCACAAATGATTACCGTACCACTATTTCAGAAACACAAAATATTGTCGCAGGTAGCCGGTCATGGCATGAATATCGTCAAGTTTATTCCCCCGCTTATTCTGACAGAAGATGATGTACGGTGGTTAACGGTTGCTGTCAGCGACGTTATTGCGGATGCCCATCGCGGACCCGCTGCTGTCTGGGATCTCGGAAAAACCCTGGCAACCCAGGCCGTACGCATGAAGACTGGAATTTAG
- a CDS encoding F0F1 ATP synthase subunit B: protein MNINFTLVSQAIAFSVFIWFTVKFVWPPLLRAIEDRQKQIADGLAAGERGKKELELASQRSSDTLKDAKQRANEIVIQAEKRASDIIEEAKLTAREEGKKIVAGAKAEIEHEIFSAREVLRQQVSSLAVQGASKILRREIDLKAHADLLTSLQTELK from the coding sequence ATGAATATAAATTTCACACTAGTCTCGCAAGCGATTGCTTTCTCGGTTTTTATCTGGTTTACCGTAAAGTTTGTCTGGCCGCCACTGCTGCGTGCTATTGAAGATAGGCAGAAGCAGATTGCGGATGGGTTGGCTGCTGGCGAGCGTGGAAAAAAAGAGTTGGAGCTTGCTAGCCAGCGGTCATCCGATACATTGAAAGATGCGAAGCAGCGTGCTAATGAGATAGTTATCCAGGCTGAAAAAAGAGCATCTGACATCATTGAAGAGGCAAAGCTCACGGCGAGGGAAGAAGGAAAAAAGATTGTTGCTGGTGCAAAGGCTGAAATTGAACATGAAATTTTTAGTGCGCGTGAGGTATTGCGTCAACAGGTTTCGAGTTTAGCTGTGCAGGGGGCGTCTAAAATTCTTCGTAGAGAAATAGATCTTAAAGCGCATGCAGATTTGCTGACATCACTCCAAACAGAGCTAAAATAA
- a CDS encoding ATP synthase subunit I — MALIKNVQLRTVIRWQLIFSVIVLVIFGVTVGMHGAISGFLGALISAGAASVYAIVVSRHKGFSASGTLRTALRAELLKILIIIVALWAVFANYQSVKPVIFICSFMGAVILSSMALFVPSRTMLNNNMQNDK; from the coding sequence ATGGCATTAATTAAGAACGTGCAGTTACGTACAGTCATACGCTGGCAATTAATATTCTCAGTGATAGTTTTGGTTATATTTGGTGTGACTGTTGGCATGCACGGAGCGATTTCAGGATTTTTGGGTGCTCTAATAAGCGCCGGAGCCGCATCGGTTTATGCCATCGTGGTATCGAGACACAAGGGATTTTCTGCTAGTGGCACTCTGCGAACCGCCCTGCGGGCTGAGTTGCTAAAGATTTTAATAATTATCGTGGCGCTCTGGGCGGTATTTGCGAATTATCAGAGTGTTAAACCGGTTATATTTATCTGCTCATTTATGGGTGCAGTGATATTGTCCAGTATGGCTTTGTTCGTGCCATCAAGGACCATGTTAAACAACAATATGCAAAACGATAAGTAA